A window from Candidatus Arthromitus sp. SFB-rat-Yit encodes these proteins:
- a CDS encoding arginine repressor — translation MKNKRHEKIIDIIINKDIETQEELADELRSAGFDVTQATVSRDIKILKLIKISTNSGTYKYGVLNNQEFNEVTKVERYKTIIASSILSMEQIDKVLVIRTLPGAASVVGEVIDSLNLDDIAGNVAGDNTIFVMVRNENSIPNIQEKINNLIKS, via the coding sequence ATAAAAAATAAACGCCATGAGAAAATAATAGATATTATAATAAATAAAGATATTGAAACTCAGGAAGAATTAGCAGATGAATTAAGAAGTGCAGGATTTGATGTAACTCAGGCAACAGTATCTAGAGATATAAAGATATTGAAACTTATAAAAATTTCTACAAACTCTGGAACATACAAATATGGTGTTTTGAACAATCAAGAATTTAATGAAGTGACAAAGGTTGAGAGATATAAAACTATAATAGCCAGCAGTATTTTGTCAATGGAACAAATCGATAAGGTTTTGGTTATACGAACACTTCCAGGGGCAGCTTCAGTTGTTGGCGAGGTTATAGATTCGCTAAATTTGGATGATATTGCTGGAAATGTAGCAGGTGATAACACTATCTTTGTTATGGTTAGAAACGAAAATTCTATACCTAACATACAGGAAAAAATAAATAACCTTATAAAAAGTTAG
- the recN gene encoding DNA repair protein RecN has product MLRKMRIEKFALIDSLDLEFEKGFTVISGETGSGKSILIDAICFILGFKFNKSIVRNGEDKTFVEAIFDIDHEKINEILDVNGIEIEDYLFIRREGYVNGKSIVRINGRIVTNNTLKLISKYLMDIHTQHQNYELLNNSKHINYLDKYIGNKIDFKNYLCVFKEWNELRDKINEIKNNDLNESYIEYVKFQINELNSAKLIIGEDYELEKKIKLLNNSEKISKTLNASLDSLIYREQFAINNELMNIIKSIRMIDLKDLNEISNKLEEIYYDLESIGEDIKAICDQTYFDIDEFDSINARIYKINALKKKFNKMDVEDLIKYNEELQVYLDNALNQENLLKSYEELECEKRNQLRVEADKITEIRRKYAKIIENEIVDELNYMGMENIIFEINIEKDKDFTPIGNDNVSFFISTNKGEPLKDLSKVVSGGELSRIMLALKIVFLGNEPISGIIFDEIDTGVSGKIAQKVGEKMYLLSKRCQVFCITHLAQIASLSDNHYLVSKKIDNDKTYSNIRMIGYDEKINEIAKMIGGENITEGAYISAKELIGNKKLLE; this is encoded by the coding sequence ATGTTAAGGAAGATGAGGATAGAAAAATTTGCTTTAATAGATAGCTTGGATTTAGAATTTGAAAAAGGATTCACGGTAATTTCTGGAGAAACGGGTTCAGGAAAATCTATTTTAATTGATGCAATATGTTTTATACTTGGATTTAAATTTAATAAAAGCATTGTTAGAAATGGAGAAGATAAAACATTTGTTGAGGCAATTTTTGATATAGATCATGAAAAAATAAATGAAATTCTTGATGTTAATGGCATTGAAATAGAAGATTATCTATTTATAAGACGTGAAGGTTATGTTAATGGGAAGAGTATTGTTAGAATAAATGGTCGAATTGTTACAAATAACACTTTAAAATTAATTTCCAAATATTTGATGGACATACATACACAGCATCAAAACTATGAACTTTTAAATAATTCTAAACATATTAATTATTTGGATAAATACATAGGAAATAAAATTGATTTTAAAAATTATTTGTGTGTTTTTAAGGAATGGAATGAATTACGAGATAAAATAAACGAGATTAAAAACAATGACCTTAATGAGAGTTATATAGAATATGTAAAGTTTCAAATAAATGAGTTGAACTCTGCAAAACTTATTATAGGTGAAGATTATGAGCTTGAGAAAAAGATAAAGCTTCTTAATAATAGTGAAAAGATTAGCAAAACACTTAATGCATCATTAGATTCATTAATTTATAGGGAGCAATTTGCAATAAATAATGAATTGATGAATATTATTAAGTCGATTAGGATGATTGATTTGAAAGATCTTAATGAAATTTCAAATAAATTGGAAGAAATTTATTATGATTTGGAAAGTATAGGTGAAGATATAAAAGCAATATGTGATCAAACGTATTTTGATATAGATGAATTTGATAGCATAAATGCAAGGATATATAAGATAAATGCTTTGAAAAAGAAGTTTAATAAAATGGATGTTGAGGATTTGATTAAATATAATGAAGAATTACAAGTGTATCTTGACAATGCTCTGAATCAAGAAAATCTTCTCAAAAGTTATGAAGAGCTTGAATGTGAAAAGCGTAATCAACTTAGAGTAGAGGCAGATAAAATAACAGAGATACGAAGGAAGTATGCAAAAATAATTGAAAATGAAATAGTTGATGAATTAAATTATATGGGAATGGAAAACATAATTTTTGAGATTAATATTGAAAAAGATAAAGATTTTACCCCAATAGGTAACGATAATGTTAGCTTTTTTATATCCACAAATAAAGGTGAACCATTAAAAGATTTATCAAAGGTTGTGTCTGGTGGTGAATTGTCAAGAATAATGTTGGCCTTAAAAATTGTATTTTTGGGAAATGAACCTATCTCTGGTATAATTTTTGATGAGATTGATACTGGGGTGAGTGGGAAGATAGCCCAAAAAGTTGGGGAAAAAATGTATTTATTGTCTAAAAGATGCCAGGTTTTTTGCATAACCCATCTTGCTCAAATTGCAAGTTTGTCCGACAATCATTATCTTGTTTCAAAAAAAATAGATAATGATAAAACGTATTCAAATATTAGGATGATAGGCTATGATGAAAAGATAAACGAAATTGCTAAGATGATTGGTGGAGAGAATATCACAGAAGGAGCATATATTAGTGCTAAGGAACTTATTGGGAATAAAAAATTATTAGAATAA
- the spoIVB gene encoding SpoIVB peptidase, translating to MRIKKFLKIFAVFTPILVLFLYISSVLFSIPEVVFLRDGNNLKSNKGIINYTLNKIYDNISEYNAEFLGFKIRTVEVMAIPKEVELYPGGHIVGIKLRTNGPLIVGFSDIENNFNKAYSPSKDGGLNIGDIVLSINDIEITSSEVLSETLSNLDADELEIKVERDEKIIVKKIHPIKSVDGKNKIGLWVRDSTAGIGTLTFVDPNTGVYGALGHPITDVDTGDIIKISKGSIVSSSIVNVKRGEKGNPGELKGVFINDNINLGSVEQNTKFGIFGKYSLENFYNEKLKIALKDEIQEGPAQIISTVDSGEPRMYDVVIEKLLQQDNPSSKSMVIKVVDEDLLEKTGGIVQGMSGSPIIQNNKIIGAVTHVLVNKPDTGYGIYIEWMLKESKIFD from the coding sequence ATGCGAATAAAAAAATTTCTAAAAATTTTCGCAGTATTTACTCCTATATTAGTATTATTTTTGTATATTTCCTCTGTTTTATTTAGTATACCAGAGGTTGTGTTTTTAAGGGATGGGAATAATTTAAAATCTAATAAAGGGATAATAAATTATACATTAAATAAAATCTACGACAATATTTCGGAATACAATGCTGAATTTTTGGGATTTAAAATTCGAACGGTTGAAGTTATGGCAATCCCTAAAGAGGTTGAGCTTTATCCTGGAGGTCACATTGTCGGAATTAAATTAAGAACTAATGGACCTCTTATAGTTGGATTTTCTGACATAGAAAATAATTTTAATAAAGCTTATAGCCCTTCAAAAGATGGAGGACTTAATATAGGAGATATAGTTTTATCAATAAATGATATTGAAATTACTTCATCTGAAGTTTTATCAGAAACATTAAGCAACTTGGATGCTGATGAATTAGAGATTAAGGTAGAGCGTGATGAGAAAATTATTGTAAAAAAAATACATCCAATTAAAAGTGTTGATGGCAAAAATAAAATAGGACTTTGGGTTAGAGATTCAACAGCTGGGATTGGAACATTGACATTTGTTGATCCTAATACTGGAGTTTATGGAGCGCTTGGTCATCCTATAACAGATGTTGATACAGGAGATATAATTAAAATTAGTAAAGGAAGTATTGTGAGTTCTTCGATAGTTAATGTTAAGCGTGGAGAAAAGGGAAACCCTGGAGAGCTTAAGGGAGTTTTTATAAATGACAATATAAATTTGGGAAGCGTTGAACAGAATACAAAATTTGGAATATTTGGAAAATATAGCCTAGAAAATTTTTATAATGAAAAGCTAAAGATAGCTCTGAAAGATGAGATTCAAGAAGGACCAGCTCAAATAATTTCAACAGTTGATAGTGGTGAGCCAAGAATGTATGATGTTGTTATTGAAAAACTACTTCAGCAAGATAATCCAAGTTCGAAAAGTATGGTTATTAAAGTGGTTGATGAGGATTTACTTGAGAAGACTGGAGGAATTGTACAAGGAATGAGTGGAAGTCCTATAATACAAAACAATAAAATAATAGGTGCAGTAACCCATGTATTAGTAAACAAACCAGATACTGGTTATGGTATATATATAGAATGGATGCTAAAAGAGAGTAAAATTTTTGATTAA
- the spo0A gene encoding sporulation transcription factor Spo0A — MIADDNEEFCIILKDYLNNEGNFDVVGVAKNGIEALKLIYETKPDLLILDIIMPHLDGLGVLEKLNLNKDSELAPKIIVLSAVGQDKITQNAIKLGVDYYVLKPFDMDIFIRRIKEMFSITLDNKYFVHKQNSVINSGNDGSDNSFKQVEHVDLESEITGIIHEIGVPAHIKGYFYLREAISMVVNDIELLSAVTKELYPSIARKYNTTSSRVERAIRHAIEVAWSRGQIDSINKIFGYTIHNEKGKPTNSEFIAMVADRLRLKNKVG, encoded by the coding sequence TTGATTGCTGATGATAATGAGGAGTTTTGTATAATTTTAAAAGATTATTTAAATAATGAAGGTAATTTTGATGTTGTCGGTGTAGCTAAAAATGGTATCGAAGCGTTAAAACTTATATACGAAACTAAGCCCGATCTACTTATACTTGATATAATAATGCCACATTTAGATGGGTTAGGTGTATTGGAAAAATTAAATTTAAATAAAGATTCAGAGTTAGCTCCTAAAATTATTGTATTATCAGCTGTTGGACAAGATAAGATAACACAAAATGCTATTAAGCTTGGTGTAGATTATTATGTTTTAAAGCCTTTTGATATGGATATCTTTATCAGAAGAATAAAGGAAATGTTTAGTATTACATTGGATAACAAATATTTTGTACATAAACAAAACAGTGTAATTAATTCTGGTAATGATGGATCAGATAATTCTTTTAAACAAGTGGAGCATGTTGATCTAGAAAGTGAGATAACAGGTATAATACATGAGATTGGAGTTCCGGCACACATTAAAGGATATTTTTATTTAAGAGAAGCGATTTCAATGGTGGTTAATGACATAGAATTATTGTCAGCTGTTACAAAAGAATTATATCCTTCTATCGCTAGGAAATATAACACAACATCAAGTAGAGTTGAGAGGGCTATACGTCATGCTATTGAAGTTGCATGGAGTAGAGGTCAAATAGATAGTATAAATAAGATTTTTGGATACACCATACATAATGAAAAGGGTAAGCCAACGAATTCTGAGTTTATTGCAATGGTAGCAGATCGGTTAAGACTTAAGAATAAGGTTGGATAA
- the deoC gene encoding deoxyribose-phosphate aldolase — MFSKYFDHTILKADSTKDEIIKLCDEAKKYNFASVCVNPCYVSLCHEQLKDSDVDVCTVVGFPLGSMTTEAKLFETKEALKNNADEIDMVINIGKLKDEDYEYVKNEIKALKDVCGDKVLKVIIETCLLTDDEKIMACKLSKEAGADFVKTSTGMSKAGATKEDIELMRKTVGHELGVKASGGVRDLETANCMIKHGATRIGTSSTVKIIKDHIELSK; from the coding sequence ATGTTTAGTAAATATTTTGATCATACTATATTGAAAGCTGATTCAACTAAAGATGAAATTATTAAATTGTGTGATGAGGCGAAGAAATATAATTTCGCTTCAGTATGTGTAAATCCATGTTATGTATCTCTTTGTCATGAGCAACTTAAGGATAGTGATGTTGATGTTTGTACAGTTGTTGGTTTTCCATTAGGAAGCATGACTACAGAGGCAAAATTATTTGAAACAAAAGAGGCGTTGAAAAATAATGCTGATGAAATAGATATGGTTATAAATATCGGTAAGTTAAAAGATGAAGATTATGAATATGTTAAAAATGAAATTAAAGCACTTAAAGATGTTTGTGGAGATAAGGTTTTAAAAGTTATAATAGAAACTTGTCTTTTAACTGATGATGAAAAAATAATGGCTTGTAAATTATCAAAAGAGGCTGGAGCTGATTTCGTTAAAACATCTACGGGAATGTCTAAGGCTGGTGCAACTAAAGAAGATATAGAATTAATGAGAAAAACAGTTGGACATGAATTAGGAGTTAAAGCATCAGGTGGAGTTAGGGATCTTGAAACTGCAAATTGCATGATAAAACATGGTGCTACAAGAATAGGGACTTCTTCAACTGTTAAAATTATTAAAGATCATATTGAATTGAGTAAATAG
- a CDS encoding SGNH/GDSL hydrolase family protein, translating to MQEFKYVYSDFQIEEYMVTFLKSVISTEWDKDKKEIVFLGDSIIRDYDLDRFFPKIKIKLFNCGVSGITTQGIQNIIKQGVIRHKPSTIVLLVGTNDMSEENSKRDNEIIDNISKLIIDLKIILKGVNIVFISILPCDENRYGKNSMYGGGRTNERIQKLNSVFKEFENYYKDYIFIDAFKDLSDENGNLIKEYTHDGLHLNVAGYEKLTKKLNPIIEKLINK from the coding sequence TTGCAAGAATTTAAATATGTTTATTCGGATTTTCAAATTGAAGAATATATGGTAACGTTTTTAAAAAGTGTTATTTCAACTGAATGGGATAAAGATAAAAAGGAAATTGTTTTTTTAGGAGATTCTATAATTAGGGATTATGATTTAGATAGGTTCTTCCCAAAGATAAAAATAAAGTTATTTAATTGTGGTGTTTCAGGAATAACAACGCAAGGTATTCAAAATATTATAAAGCAAGGTGTGATCCGTCACAAACCAAGTACAATTGTTCTTCTTGTAGGAACAAATGATATGAGTGAAGAAAATAGTAAGAGAGATAATGAAATAATTGATAATATATCTAAATTGATAATTGATCTAAAGATTATATTAAAAGGAGTTAATATAGTATTTATATCTATTTTACCATGTGATGAAAATAGATACGGGAAAAATTCTATGTATGGTGGAGGAAGAACAAATGAACGTATACAAAAATTGAACAGCGTATTTAAAGAATTTGAAAATTATTATAAGGATTATATTTTTATAGATGCATTTAAAGATTTATCTGATGAAAATGGAAATTTAATCAAAGAATATACTCATGATGGATTGCATCTTAACGTTGCTGGATATGAAAAATTAACTAAAAAACTTAATCCTATTATTGAAAAATTGATAAATAAGTAA